The Changchengzhania lutea genomic sequence GTGGAACCAAAAGATGGCTATGATGTCTACACGACTATAGATGTTAATATCCAAGATATTGCACACCATTCGCTGTTGGGGCAATTGGAATATTACGAAGCAGAACACGGCTGTGTTGTAGTTATGGATGTAAAAACAGGGGAAGTAAAGGCCATTTCTAATTTAGCAAAAACCAAAAAAGGAAACTATTACGAAAAACGTAATTATGCCGTTTGGGAATCTCATGAACCGGGATCGACCTTTAAAGTGATGGCTTTAATGGCGGCTTTAGAAGATAAAGTCATTGATACTGCAACCATTGTTGATACCAAAAGAGGGACGAAGCGCTTTTATGGCAGAACTATTTCTGATTCCCATCATGGAGGCTATGGTAATATCTCTGCCGCTAGAGCCTTAGAGGTATCTTCAAATATTGGCTTAGCAACGCTAATAGACGAAAACTATTCTAAAGACCCAAATAAGTTTTTAAAGCGTTTAAAAAAATGGAATCTGGATAAGCCTTTAGGAGTTTCAATTATGGGTGAGGGCGATCCGTTTATTCCAGAACCAGGTCATAAAAAATGGAGTCGAAATGCATTGCCATCAATGGCCTATGGTTATGGTATTTCTTTAACGCCATTACAAACACTCACATTTTATAATGCCATTGCAAACGATGGTGAAATGGTGAAGCCACGATTTATTAAAGCGGTCAAGGAGTTTGATAAAGAAATTGAAGTTTTTGATAAGGAAGTGACTAACAAAAAAATATGTTCAGATAAAACGCTTGGTGAGATTAGAGAGATTTTGAAAAATGTTGTCGTTAGAGGTACTGGGCAAAAGTTGTATTCCACAAATTTTTCGATGGCGGGAAAAACAGGAACCGCCCAAACGGAGTATTGGATGGACGATTGGAAAGAAAATAAAAGATATATCTCGTCTTTTGCTGGTTATTTTCCTGCTGATGCCCCTAAATATTCATGCATAGTCATCATCCATAAGCCAAGTACTAAGAAGGGTTATTACGGTGCGGATGTAACGGGGCCCGTATTTAAAAGGATCGCTCAGAAAATATTCACCGATACACCTTTAATAGACGAAATAGAATCGCTCGACGTCAAGCGCGCTTCAACCATTAATGAATACGATAGTTTTTATACGTCATCAAAAACCTATAAAACCATCATGCCCAATGTTATTGGGATGCCAGCGATGGATGCTTTAGCGCTATTGGAGAATATGGATGTTAAGCTGAAAGTGAAATTGAGTGGTAATGGTATAATAAAAACACAATCCATAAATAAAAGTGTCAAACTGAAA encodes the following:
- a CDS encoding penicillin-binding protein; the encoded protein is MFVFGLAVVFKLLSIQYLQGDKYRSLVEKRAIKNVTIPANRGNVYADDGSLLATSIPKYNIAIDAVIAPTNTFEEFVNPLCDSLSNYSGKSASYYEKLIRKARANKNQYLLLARNINYTDYTRFRNFPLLRLGAIPGGLIVNQKTKREFPMGEIAQRSIGYERFDEKGNVTRAGIDGAFGVKYLRGTDGKRWKQKIGNNKWKPLTDYNQVEPKDGYDVYTTIDVNIQDIAHHSLLGQLEYYEAEHGCVVVMDVKTGEVKAISNLAKTKKGNYYEKRNYAVWESHEPGSTFKVMALMAALEDKVIDTATIVDTKRGTKRFYGRTISDSHHGGYGNISAARALEVSSNIGLATLIDENYSKDPNKFLKRLKKWNLDKPLGVSIMGEGDPFIPEPGHKKWSRNALPSMAYGYGISLTPLQTLTFYNAIANDGEMVKPRFIKAVKEFDKEIEVFDKEVTNKKICSDKTLGEIREILKNVVVRGTGQKLYSTNFSMAGKTGTAQTEYWMDDWKENKRYISSFAGYFPADAPKYSCIVIIHKPSTKKGYYGADVTGPVFKRIAQKIFTDTPLIDEIESLDVKRASTINEYDSFYTSSKTYKTIMPNVIGMPAMDALALLENMDVKLKVKLSGNGIIKTQSINKSVKLKSNQTIVLKAS